In Oryzias latipes chromosome 15, ASM223467v1, the sequence ACTGGATTGCAGTCCGCTGTGGTAAAAACAGGCTGTCATTAAGAGGCTGTAGATTTTTGTTGTTCGACTACAGCAAAAGGCTCCGCCCCTGAGACCCGTAAAGCCATACATGTCTAGATTTGAGGTGTACGTTTGTCTAGTCCAAAAGTTTAGAAATCTGAATTTAGATTATGGTGTTGATTTGAAAGTGCTCCAGATGCATTTAaacatatgtatatacataacAGTGAAATAAAggatttgtttttggtttttaaaaattcGCCATCTCCCATTTTCTGCTctgatgttgttgtgtttgtcctgtaggtggcagtaaagacTCAAATACGACAGAGTGTTAGATTAACCATAAAAGtttaattatgataaaaaattcaacataaataaaattataaatttaGGAtcaaaaagttgtaattttacaagggtaaaggtatgtttttttcttttaaataaagttccaaagtaaagcagatttaaagatttttcagtagtgtgatgtcatcaatgttCTCGACAACATCAGTAAAACAGGTAATGCtttctttattgatttattttaaaagctgaatgtaatgttttatttttgaaattgcaTGACTTTGATTTCAAAATGACAACTTTTTGATGTATAGATAAACAACTTATAAATTATGAATTTTTGTTCACGGTTGTAAGACTGCATTCttgtaaaattttgactttACTCACAATATTATGACTtcatcttgtaaaaaaaataagtatttttttaattctggtaaaaattttcactttttctcataatttgcAAATGTTCTTGTAAAATTAAGACTTTTCTCAATTTCACAACTAAATCAAGtaaaagtttgacattttctcaattttacaactttattcttatATTCGTTGATTTCTCTTTCCTGGTGGCTCTAATACTCAGTTGTACTGAGTTCattgaaaaatgtgaaaaatttaATACAGAACTGCAGAATATCTTAAATTAATAATCATGTCAACATGTTTGTTGTGATGGTTGTTTTCTCTGAGCGTAAACAAGAAAATCTGTGAAAGACAAGTAATTCTTTAAGAAACCATTACCTCCATGCAAGAAGAAACGTTATTTGTGTGTAGAGGTTTATTAAGATTTCAGGAATAAGTATAAGGAATCGTAACAAAGTATTAGTAAGGATCAGCAGCATATTTTTTAACACAGAAATCACTTTGAATGGAGCATTTTCGGAACAAGAAACCATTTTGTCTCTGCATTTACTTCCATAGCAAAGTTTTCCGCGGCGCGGGTACTGTTCATCTGAATGTAGTCGGGTGTGAAGGACCTctccaaaaagagaaaactttgTGCAAGAATCGATCCCCGTGTTAAGACACAATTTGGTGGCGATCTCCATATGACCTGGATCAGAAGGAGCGATCAGACTTGAACATCTAAATTTGGTTTTATGGATTTGATTAGGTCAGCAGTGCAACTGTGTGGAAAAGAGACAGAATCTTCTGTAAGAAATGTAAGAATCCATATTTCTGTCTGctacaatacaaaaaaaaaaacatccactaTTAAACACTGATGTATACCCAAAAGCAGTTTTCCATAGTTTGTCGTTCATGCTATCTACATTAAGAGTTGTCAATCCAAAGCTCATTAAAACATGATTGGAAAGGATACATTCATAAACATGCACCATAGCAATTGTACTCAATGACAAGtcttttttaatgattattAGTAGCTGCGTACTACTCTACCACAGCAGCTGTTGGAGTTGGATGGACAGAATAATCGACTACAACCCAGCCAACGCCACAAAGAAGATCAAACTGGAAACGTTATTGCTTGAGCTTTGTGCTTGGGTGAGAAAAACAAGATGGCTTCTTACTGTCTAATTTGCCCACAGAGAAAGCATTCAACTAAACGTCACACAGAGGAATGGATGAAAGTCCCAGCACTGCGTCATGCTTCAACGGGGATCAAATCAGGGAAAGTTTGGTACACACTTTCAAGTAAAATTGGGGGGGGGAATGGCTGTTTAAGCACAGCCAAGAGTAtaattcttcaaaaaaaataaataggctAAATAAATTAGACCTACATGGACTACACTACCCGTCATAATAGAATATGTTCATTGAAGAAGAGGCGAGGTGATGCTTGGGGTCTGTAAGCAGAAAGAGCAGGTTTTGGAATGCAGACATCATAGCCCTTGCTGGCATGTGCATCAACAAGAAGTGCTGTCTGGATTTCTCATCCAGTGAAAAAAgggctttgtttttaaaaaggcaaaatggAGCAAAAGTTCCCGATGTGGAGCTTCTAGCTGgtattagtttgtttgttttgctggtTTCCAAAGATGATTAAACGCAGAGTTGACCCTTCAGTGTTTGACACTGGTGCAGTGATGGGCCCTCCACTGAAACGTTAAAGCCAGGTGTTGGTTTGTGTCGGGTAAAGGGACGTTTTTTGGTGATTGggttaacttttaaaaataggAATCTTGAGTATTGCCATAGATTTTACGGTggtcatgggaaatgtagtaaAGCCTGTCGGCTTTAGGAGGGGACACTAGTTGGACTTTCAGACTGATCTTAAGGCGGCTTCTTGGGGGAAGGTTTCCATGTGTCCAAAAGAGCTGACTGAAATTTGGGGAGGGGCTTTACGCTGGAACTTTGAAAGTGAAAGCCGCCAGAGATTGGAGTAGGGGGGTAATCAGCTGGTGCTTTAAGCAGAGAAGGCCAGCTTTAGACTACATGTGGAGTAGCCTTCATCGCTGGCTGAGCTCTGCAGGCTGCTGTGGTCATCCAGGTCGCTTGCACCACTGGTGCTAATGCTGTCCATTTCTCCATGGGAGAACTCGGTGCTTTCCACATCAACTTCTATATCttctgccaaaaaaataaacagtggaAATGAGTTCAACTTTCAAAAGTCTATGTGAGCAAGTCTGTGTGTTGGGAGGCTAACCTCTGTCCGACTCGGAGCGATCAGAGTCCATGCGGGAGCCCAGGCTGTCGGTGCGAACCCTCTCCCGCTCCCCATGAGTCTGCAGCAGAGCAAGTTGTCTCTGCAGGTGCCTCTGTTCCCTCTCCAGTGTCTCCAGTTGGTGCTGACTTCTACGGTCAGTCTCTTCAAGTTTCTGAAACAGAGCCAAAGAAGACTTTTACAATTTCCAAGAATAACTTCTCTGATCATCCAAAGGAAGCAAATCCCCATTTTACAATCAGTTTCCCACACATTGGAGTCGCTTTAATCATCGCATCCCAAAAGAgcgtttttgtgttgttttgtttttgtacatcCTGTAGCTTTAAGCCTTCTGGCACCTGCACCTGCTCCACCCTTTTACTATCAAACCTCTGGTTCCAAAACAATGCTTTAACCTTCACAAGAGTCATTTCCTACACTTCAAATAGACCAGCCCAAAGTCAGCAGCTGACATCCCAGTTATTCCACTCCCCGCTGTGTTAAAGTTACACTGACAGTTGCCAGCATTGCTTTAATATTACAGCATTCATTAGCACCCCAGCTGTTAGGATTAGTTTATATCTCTCTGGTTGCAGGCTTTGATAGTTGGTAGTTTGGGGGTGGAGGCTCTTACACTACAGTCTTTAGTTGCATCATGTAGATCAGACAGTGAGTCAGACAATCAATCAGGGAGGCCTTTAAACACTAAGACCTGACATCCACGCCCAGatgaaatggaaaaattaaaaaccactAGAAAAAACGGGTTCCTTCACTattcactacatagtgcactatagaTTGCCTTCACCATTTAGTAGAGCTGTTCAAATCtataattccaaaatcaagtgctttctgcagaaaaccagagtgcattgatgctcactagattagcgaatatagaccacaatgcattgcttttgaataattttttttatgtgaaaaaaaagcatttgggtttattttttgtaaaccaTCCAAGGTcttatcttcagaacacagtggattcataaatagttttcGTAAAATTTTCATATGTATTAGGTATTTACTTCGAATATTTTGTATCGTcatatttacaattaaaaaaaaaaagaagtagtaaagatggtgtccaaattgcttctGAAATCCAGGACACTAGATATTCCCAcgctaaatcatttttttttttttagtagttaggaagTAGAGAGGGAATCCAGACATAGTCATGATGTCCAaacaaaatgctcaaaaagcCTTGAGGTACTATCATCCACTGATTCCAGTGCTATTTTTAAACACCACACTAACCTAACCATCTGCTGTTCACATATTCACATACACTTCGTTAAATTATGGCTAATGCAAAAATACGACTGGTGCTGTAGCATGAACCCAGCATGCAGAGCATTCAGGTTCCTGCCATCTTGCATTTGTTGTAATTACACTCTAAAAGTGCCTATCAACAAAGCATGTTTTACCCAGCAACAAGCAGTCGACTAATTCTAAAAGCATCAACACTTTTATGGTGCCTGAAAGACTGATAGGAGACATCCTTAAAAATAAGTGaagtcatttattatttttaaatctcgGGGTATAAAATATGATTGTGCAATTGCCTTTTTATTACTTTGTTATCACACCAATGtttatgaataataataaaaacctgAATTCAGGGCCAAGAATAAATAGGAAGTAGTGCTGCTGTTGAGGAACGACAGGCCTGCAGCGGCGTCCAAATCTGTGTTTGCACCATAAACTACCACACCTTGATGTGTGCTTGGGCCTTGTTGAGCAGTCCCAGTGTTGTGTGCCGACTGCAGTCTGGTCCCAGAGGGATGAGTGACTTCAACCTCTCCAAACACAAGCGGAGGTGTGCTCGCCTGTGGGAACATACAGTCACGCTTATGTCTCTTCAGAGAGAACACGCACACGGGCACACAATGTCAACCATTTATAAACCAACCAAAAAAGAGGGTTTTGACATGTTTACAGTACAAATACCAAAATCTTAGCACAACACAGATTCTGTAAAGTAAATTTCCTTTGAGTAAACATATAAATTTTAATATTGTAACTAACCACTGGTTTTCTGGTGTGAAATGTTCTGCATCTAAATCCCATCTGCACATTTTGAAGTTGCTGAGGTCAGCTGGATATCCTGTTCCTGAGTCACCATGGGGTCTGTGGTTTGAACAAATGCAGGCACTAACAAGGACTCCCACTTCAACTTCAAGTGACTACAATGTAGGTCAAATCATGATGTCATCTGAATTGCCCTTTATTTTAGTGTTTCCACCTCcagaatttgttgtttttttttaaccgtttTCTGGAATAGCTTTCTTGCAAGATCACGGAGGAATTTTTAAATGGGAGGAATAAATCCCTTGATAAGTGTTTATCTTGGTGCAGCAGAAAGATCTGCTGTTCGGTTCCCAACTGTGAAACTCTCAGGAAGGAACCCTGTTGTCTGGAAACAGACAGTTCTGGTTTGCTGACTGGGGAAATGTCTGCACGTCCTCCAGGAACAATACTGCTACTGAAGCTGAATTTTATTTGCCTTGCAAAATGCAAGCGGCTGCACTGTTAGGACACACAGATCTCCAGACTTGTGACGGGGGGGAATCCATTTGCAAATGATATATTGATAAGATGAATTTATTCCTAACGATCCACCTTATATAGAGAATAAATAAGATATGCAAACATTGGCAGAGTGGAGACAGGTTGTCTGATCATCAGAGCTCCTCTTTGTTGCTAGCAGCAGGTCTGGGgcaattttagaaaaatcttcCTCTTTCAAATGATTTTTGCTTGTGCGTGTAAAATAggtcagtttgaaaaagaaaaacaatacatttaattaaactaaaaataGAAATGGCTACAAACATATTCTTTTCAGCCATTATTTCCATTTAGCTCACCTGTTCTTTTCCAGTTCATTGTGTGCtgacctgtttaaaaaaaacgggaaaaaaaagataataattaTGCAAAACAAAATACTCTGCATGTCACATGGGAAGAAAATTAGCAATCATTACCTATTGTGAATGTtatccaacttcctgttcttgaATTTACGCT encodes:
- the LOC101170365 gene encoding max-interacting protein 1 isoform X1, which codes for MVKFMRQHSELKPEEVLSESDAFMDQQDFAEMPDYSFSEVLYSNCSAMDQIGTFMKNVQVLLDAADYIENVEKNNGKCEHGYASTYPASQFAHQQKQRKFKNRKLDNIHNRSAHNELEKNRPHGDSGTGYPADLSNFKMCRWDLDAEHFTPENQWRAHLRLCLERLKSLIPLGPDCSRHTTLGLLNKAQAHIKKLEETDRRSQHQLETLEREQRHLQRQLALLQTHGERERVRTDSLGSRMDSDRSESDREDIEVDVESTEFSHGEMDSISTSGASDLDDHSSLQSSASDEGYSTCSLKLAFSA
- the LOC101170365 gene encoding max-interacting protein 1 isoform X3, translating into MVKFMRQHSELKPEEVLSESDAFMDQQDFAEMPDYSFSEVLYSNCSAMDQIGTFMKNVQVLLDAADYIENVEKNNGKCEHGYASTYPASQFAHQQKQRKFKNRKLDNIHNRSAHNELEKNRRAHLRLCLERLKSLIPLGPDCSRHTTLGLLNKAQAHIKKLEETDRRSQHQLETLEREQRHLQRQLALLQTHGERERVRTDSLGSRMDSDRSESDRDIEVDVESTEFSHGEMDSISTSGASDLDDHSSLQSSASDEGYSTCSLKLAFSA
- the LOC101170365 gene encoding max-interacting protein 1 isoform X2, whose product is MVKFMRQHSELKPEEVLSESDAFMDQQDFAEMPDYSFSEVLYSNCSAMDQIGTFMKNVQVLLDAADYIENVEKNNGKCEHGYASTYPASQFAHQQKQRKFKNRKLDNIHNRSAHNELEKNRRAHLRLCLERLKSLIPLGPDCSRHTTLGLLNKAQAHIKKLEETDRRSQHQLETLEREQRHLQRQLALLQTHGERERVRTDSLGSRMDSDRSESDREDIEVDVESTEFSHGEMDSISTSGASDLDDHSSLQSSASDEGYSTCSLKLAFSA